A stretch of the Janthinobacterium sp. B9-8 genome encodes the following:
- a CDS encoding single-stranded DNA-binding protein: protein MNKITITGRLGRDSELRALPNGDPVLSFAVADDVGFGEKKHTQWFSCALFGKRAQALAAYLKKGQQIVVFGSLDLREWNDKEGQKRTTPEVRVDEVVLGSRPESTKPAAAPSPTPAPSEQNSFSDFEDDIPF from the coding sequence ATGAATAAAATCACAATTACTGGCCGACTTGGCCGAGATTCTGAATTAAGAGCACTACCGAATGGCGACCCTGTTCTGTCTTTTGCCGTAGCTGATGATGTTGGTTTTGGCGAAAAGAAGCACACGCAGTGGTTTAGTTGCGCCCTCTTCGGCAAACGAGCACAGGCATTGGCGGCTTACTTAAAAAAGGGACAGCAAATCGTTGTGTTTGGTTCGCTTGATCTACGCGAATGGAATGACAAAGAAGGGCAAAAGCGAACCACTCCAGAGGTGCGCGTAGACGAGGTGGTACTTGGAAGTAGACCAGAGTCAACCAAGCCTGCCGCTGCGCCAAGCCCTACGCCAGCCCCTAGCGAGCAAAATTCATTCAGCGATTTTGAAGACGACATTCCTTTCTGA
- a CDS encoding siphovirus Gp157 family protein has translation MNREFLDAVQDLSAQLEAGDITQQIFDDTIEGLAFEPEQKALNVAKYIRSLEIEAEAIKVVEDARKSARESLQKKAASLREYLARELDASGLSPKDSEISVSTKRNPPSVLVDDFDKLDAEFVRVVPEKYEADKNKLKDALKAGREIDGARLERKLALTIK, from the coding sequence ATGAATCGAGAATTTCTCGATGCAGTGCAAGACCTGTCTGCGCAGCTTGAAGCGGGCGATATCACACAACAAATATTTGATGACACCATTGAGGGGCTGGCTTTTGAGCCCGAGCAAAAGGCCCTGAACGTAGCGAAGTACATCCGCAGCTTAGAAATTGAAGCGGAGGCCATTAAGGTGGTAGAAGATGCACGCAAATCGGCCCGTGAGTCGCTGCAAAAGAAAGCCGCAAGCTTACGTGAGTATCTGGCCCGTGAATTGGACGCTAGCGGGCTAAGCCCCAAAGATAGCGAAATCAGCGTATCTACTAAGCGCAATCCGCCAAGCGTTTTGGTCGATGATTTTGACAAGCTAGACGCCGAGTTTGTTCGTGTTGTGCCCGAGAAATATGAGGCGGACAAAAATAAACTAAAGGACGCGCTAAAAGCGGGCCGAGAAATAGACGGCGCACGGCTGGAACGGAAATTAGCACTCACGATTAAGTAA
- a CDS encoding recombination-associated protein RdgC, giving the protein MIWFKNIQPYRIAADHALTAESIAEALAKKPFFPCGSHDLHSQGFIAPAPHQPDLITYVYQDAVLVCLQVEEKILPAVVVKQEAEARIKQIEADEGRKVGRKEARDIRELVAEELRPRAFTRITTHRVLIDLKLGLILVDSAAASKAESLLVQLREAMGSLPTRLIQTHTTPQTAMTSWLESGLPDGFELDKDGELKFPGDDGAVARFLRQDLHSDEVKQHLATGKLATKLGMAWNERIAFQLTEKLEIKRLNMLDILQDELRDLDVETQDAMFESSAALFIGEMREFVPAVIEVLGGELSS; this is encoded by the coding sequence ATGATCTGGTTCAAAAACATCCAGCCATACCGCATCGCCGCCGATCACGCCCTGACTGCTGAATCAATCGCCGAAGCGCTGGCCAAGAAGCCCTTCTTCCCATGCGGCAGCCATGATTTGCACTCTCAAGGCTTCATCGCCCCTGCCCCACATCAGCCTGACCTAATCACCTACGTCTATCAAGACGCCGTGCTGGTTTGCCTACAGGTAGAAGAAAAGATCCTGCCCGCCGTGGTGGTCAAGCAAGAAGCCGAAGCGCGTATCAAGCAGATCGAAGCCGATGAAGGCCGCAAAGTTGGCCGGAAGGAAGCAAGGGATATTCGTGAGCTCGTCGCCGAAGAGCTGCGCCCGCGAGCATTTACCCGCATCACCACTCACCGCGTCCTGATCGATCTAAAGCTGGGCCTGATTCTGGTTGATAGCGCAGCGGCATCCAAGGCGGAAAGCCTATTGGTTCAACTACGTGAAGCCATGGGTAGCCTGCCAACGCGCCTGATCCAAACGCACACCACCCCGCAAACGGCCATGACTAGCTGGCTAGAAAGTGGATTGCCGGATGGCTTCGAGCTGGATAAAGACGGCGAACTGAAATTCCCTGGGGATGATGGCGCGGTGGCTCGCTTCCTACGTCAGGACTTGCACAGCGACGAAGTGAAGCAGCACTTAGCCACTGGCAAGCTAGCCACCAAGCTGGGCATGGCATGGAACGAGCGCATCGCATTTCAGCTCACTGAAAAGCTGGAAATCAAGCGCCTAAATATGCTGGATATTTTGCAGGACGAGCTGCGTGATCTGGACGTGGAAACGCAAGACGCGATGTTTGAATCCAGTGCAGCGCTGTTTATTGGCGAAATGCGCGAGTTTGTGCCGGCGGTGATTGAGGTGCTGGGTGGGGAGCTTTCAAGCTAA
- a CDS encoding DNA cytosine methyltransferase, with translation MIRDQFIMDLHGELIVDNFAGGGGASTGIEMALGRCVDIAINHDPEALAMHSINHPQTEHFCESVWDVKPVEITKGRPVGLAWFSPDCKHFSKAKGSAPREKKIRGLAWAVLRWAAQVRPRVIMLENVEEFKTWGPLRPDGTPCPKNKGRTFNSFINALKSHGYQVEHRELRACDYGAPTIRKRLFLIARRDGQPIVWPAPTHGEPESAAVKAKLLKPWKTAADCINWSIPCPSIFERRKPLAEATLRRIARGIKRYVIESGKPFIVKFQQNSIGQELTRPLDTVMAGATRFGLVSPIITECANSSSPRAWSAAEPLRTQCAEVKGGHFAVAVANLIKHYGGNYTGDGIDLADPLHTVTTTDHHALVACNMVRQFGNSDAAAADAPVGTITAGGGGKTQLVTSSLVKLRGTNVGSATDEPLHTISAQGTHHAEVRAFLVKYYGNEKDGVSLHEPMHTIPCVDRMGLVTVHGETYAISDIGMRMLSPAELYRAQGFPETYNFAPVINGKPLTKKAQVRMAGNSVCPPLAAALVKANLPELAVWQPKEKRQLLAA, from the coding sequence ATGATTCGCGACCAATTCATCATGGATCTCCACGGCGAGCTCATCGTCGATAATTTTGCGGGCGGTGGCGGTGCATCCACTGGCATTGAAATGGCGCTCGGACGCTGCGTAGATATTGCGATCAATCACGATCCAGAAGCGCTTGCAATGCATTCGATCAATCACCCACAGACCGAGCACTTTTGCGAAAGCGTGTGGGATGTAAAGCCCGTTGAAATCACGAAGGGCCGCCCCGTTGGTTTGGCGTGGTTTAGCCCAGACTGCAAGCACTTCTCCAAAGCCAAAGGCAGCGCACCGCGTGAGAAGAAAATCAGGGGGCTTGCTTGGGCAGTATTGCGCTGGGCAGCTCAAGTTCGCCCCCGCGTCATCATGCTGGAAAACGTCGAAGAGTTTAAAACGTGGGGCCCGCTGCGCCCTGATGGCACGCCATGCCCTAAGAATAAGGGCCGCACGTTCAACAGCTTTATCAATGCGCTGAAATCACACGGCTACCAGGTAGAGCACCGCGAACTACGCGCCTGCGATTATGGCGCCCCAACAATCCGCAAGCGGCTATTTCTAATCGCTCGCCGTGACGGCCAGCCCATTGTCTGGCCAGCGCCTACGCACGGAGAACCAGAAAGTGCGGCAGTTAAAGCAAAGCTGTTGAAGCCATGGAAGACGGCTGCAGACTGCATTAATTGGTCTATTCCTTGCCCATCTATTTTTGAACGCCGGAAACCGTTGGCCGAAGCCACGCTGCGCCGAATTGCACGGGGTATTAAGCGTTATGTGATTGAGTCGGGCAAGCCATTCATTGTGAAATTCCAGCAAAACAGCATCGGCCAAGAATTGACCAGACCACTGGATACGGTCATGGCTGGGGCAACTAGATTTGGCCTTGTGTCGCCAATTATCACGGAATGTGCCAACAGCAGTAGCCCTAGGGCATGGTCAGCAGCCGAGCCTTTGCGTACCCAATGTGCCGAAGTAAAGGGCGGGCATTTTGCTGTCGCAGTCGCAAACCTAATCAAACACTACGGTGGCAACTACACCGGCGACGGGATTGATTTAGCTGACCCGCTACACACCGTAACCACCACCGATCACCACGCATTAGTAGCGTGTAATATGGTGCGGCAATTCGGCAATAGCGATGCAGCTGCAGCGGATGCACCGGTAGGCACAATCACAGCAGGCGGTGGCGGCAAAACGCAGCTGGTTACAAGCAGCCTTGTCAAATTGCGCGGCACAAACGTCGGGAGCGCCACAGACGAGCCACTGCACACAATCAGTGCCCAAGGCACGCACCATGCCGAAGTGCGGGCATTTCTAGTCAAGTATTACGGCAACGAAAAAGACGGTGTGAGCCTGCATGAACCGATGCACACCATCCCCTGCGTAGATCGCATGGGTCTAGTGACCGTCCATGGCGAAACCTATGCCATTTCAGACATCGGCATGCGCATGCTATCGCCAGCAGAGCTGTACCGCGCCCAAGGCTTCCCAGAGACATACAACTTTGCGCCCGTCATTAACGGCAAGCCTCTCACAAAGAAAGCCCAAGTACGCATGGCCGGCAACTCAGTCTGCCCACCACTGGCCGCTGCGCTGGTTAAAGCCAATCTGCCAGAGCTAGCCGTGTGGCAACCGAAAGAAAAGCGGCAGTTGTTGGCCGCATAA
- a CDS encoding excisionase: MSNIVVQAEWMLIPAFSAITGYTEKAIRRKIEDGVWRQGQHYCKAPDGRLTMNLQEYYKWVQQTE, from the coding sequence ATGAGTAATATAGTGGTTCAGGCCGAATGGATGCTGATTCCTGCCTTTAGCGCCATAACCGGCTATACAGAAAAAGCAATTAGGCGAAAGATCGAAGATGGGGTTTGGCGGCAAGGGCAGCATTACTGCAAAGCCCCTGATGGTCGCTTAACAATGAATCTACAGGAATACTACAAATGGGTGCAGCAAACGGAGTAG
- a CDS encoding site-specific integrase: MGAANGVELRERSIRILFSYMGKQRKETLYFDNAPLSPTPANIKYARRLAAEIRLKITAGVFDYATYFPHSPHATSGSTAPLLFDVMDKWLQLHDVKSSTKSQYTTRINSFWKTGLKNIPIDLIRYSDILEVLNSGSWSSGKSRNNELSMIKGVFTFAVRDKIIKENPCDEIERAAYQSPRPDPFDLSEVNSILQYIGEHRPEQILNIVQFTFFTGLRTSETLALRWESIDFQKREVLIEGGNVYDEESDSTKTFESRIVKLTSKALEALNRQKAFTFLQGAHIFHDPKTNQPWAYAKITDVRNFWQITLKALGIRYRRPYNMRHTYATIGLMSGAKPGFLAKQLGHSQRMFFTVYAKWISSDDDDREMAKLEEEIKRSMAA, translated from the coding sequence ATGGGTGCAGCAAACGGAGTAGAGCTCCGCGAGCGAAGTATACGAATACTGTTCTCGTACATGGGCAAACAGCGCAAAGAAACACTTTATTTTGATAATGCACCTCTCTCCCCTACGCCAGCAAACATCAAATACGCCCGAAGATTGGCAGCCGAGATTAGATTAAAAATCACGGCGGGCGTGTTTGATTACGCGACTTACTTTCCGCACTCTCCTCATGCAACATCGGGCAGTACAGCTCCTTTGCTATTTGACGTCATGGATAAGTGGCTGCAACTGCACGACGTTAAATCTTCAACAAAAAGCCAATACACAACACGCATAAATAGCTTCTGGAAGACGGGGCTAAAAAACATCCCAATTGACCTCATTCGCTATTCGGATATTTTAGAAGTGCTCAACAGCGGGTCATGGTCGAGCGGGAAAAGCCGGAATAATGAGCTATCGATGATCAAAGGCGTATTCACCTTTGCCGTGCGCGACAAAATAATCAAAGAAAACCCATGTGACGAAATTGAAAGGGCGGCTTATCAATCCCCGAGACCAGACCCTTTTGATTTAAGCGAAGTAAATAGCATCCTTCAATACATAGGCGAGCATCGCCCGGAACAAATATTAAACATCGTTCAATTTACTTTTTTTACCGGGTTGCGAACATCAGAAACTTTGGCTTTGCGCTGGGAAAGTATTGATTTTCAAAAACGGGAAGTACTCATTGAGGGCGGTAATGTTTATGACGAAGAAAGCGACTCAACAAAAACATTTGAATCGCGCATTGTCAAATTAACCAGCAAAGCATTAGAAGCGCTCAATAGACAAAAAGCTTTCACGTTTCTACAGGGGGCGCACATATTCCACGACCCAAAAACAAACCAGCCATGGGCCTATGCAAAGATTACGGACGTGCGCAACTTCTGGCAGATCACATTAAAAGCTTTAGGGATTCGTTACCGGCGACCATATAACATGCGCCATACATACGCCACTATCGGGCTAATGAGCGGTGCTAAGCCGGGCTTCTTGGCCAAGCAGCTAGGGCACAGCCAGCGCATGTTTTTTACTGTATACGCAAAGTGGATTAGCAGCGATGATGATGATCGCGAAATGGCAAAGCTGGAAGAGGAAATTAAGCGCTCTATGGCAGCCTAA
- a CDS encoding fumarate hydratase: MTTIRQQDLIDSISDSLQYISYYHPKDYIQALGVAYEKEESPAAKDAIAQILTNSRMCAEGHRPICQDTGIVTCFVRVGMNVQWRDATMSLTDMINEGVRRAYLHPDNKLRASILQDPAGKRQNTKDNTPAVIHYEIVEGNTVEIDIAAKGGGSENKSKFAMLNPSDSIVDWVLKTVPQMGAGWCPPGMLGIGIGGTAEKAMVMAKEALMEEIDIHELIERGAQTRAEELRIELYEKVNALGIGAQGLGGLSTVLDVKIKDYPTHAASLPIAMIPNCAATRHVHFTLDGSGPAVLETPKLEDWPDVTWTPSAESIRIDLNTVTREDVASWKPGQTLLLNGKMLTGRDAAHKRMVDMLNKGEKLPVDFTGRFIYYVGPVDPVRDEIVGPAGPTTATRMDKFTEQVLAETGLLGMIGKAERGPAGLEAIKKHKSVYLMAVGGAAYLVSKAIKASRVVGFADLGMEAIYEFDVVDMPVTVAVDSQGISVHATAPKIWQAKIGKIPVVG, from the coding sequence ATGACAACAATACGCCAGCAAGACTTAATCGATAGCATTAGTGATAGTTTGCAATACATCAGCTATTACCACCCTAAGGATTACATCCAGGCTTTAGGCGTGGCCTATGAAAAAGAAGAATCCCCCGCTGCAAAAGACGCTATTGCGCAAATTCTGACTAATAGCCGCATGTGTGCCGAAGGCCACCGCCCCATTTGCCAAGATACTGGCATCGTCACCTGTTTTGTGCGCGTCGGCATGAATGTGCAATGGCGCGATGCGACGATGAGCCTTACCGATATGATTAACGAAGGTGTGCGCCGCGCTTATCTGCACCCGGATAACAAGCTGCGTGCATCTATCTTGCAAGACCCGGCGGGCAAGCGCCAAAATACCAAAGACAATACGCCAGCTGTGATCCATTACGAGATCGTGGAAGGCAATACGGTAGAAATCGATATCGCAGCCAAAGGCGGCGGCTCGGAAAATAAATCTAAATTCGCCATGCTCAATCCATCGGATTCGATTGTGGATTGGGTGCTCAAAACGGTGCCCCAGATGGGCGCAGGCTGGTGTCCGCCGGGTATGCTGGGAATTGGGATTGGTGGCACGGCAGAAAAAGCCATGGTGATGGCCAAAGAAGCGCTGATGGAAGAAATTGACATCCATGAGCTAATCGAGCGCGGTGCACAAACCCGAGCTGAAGAGCTGCGTATTGAGCTATACGAAAAAGTAAACGCGCTGGGTATTGGCGCGCAGGGCTTGGGTGGCCTCTCCACCGTGCTGGATGTAAAAATCAAAGACTACCCAACCCACGCCGCCAGCTTGCCGATCGCTATGATTCCAAACTGCGCCGCCACCCGCCATGTGCATTTCACTTTGGATGGTAGCGGCCCGGCCGTACTGGAAACGCCGAAGCTGGAAGACTGGCCCGATGTAACGTGGACACCATCGGCAGAATCGATCCGCATTGATCTGAACACCGTAACCCGTGAGGACGTTGCTAGCTGGAAGCCCGGCCAAACGCTGCTCTTAAACGGCAAAATGCTCACCGGCCGCGATGCCGCGCACAAGCGCATGGTGGATATGCTGAATAAAGGCGAAAAACTGCCGGTTGATTTCACTGGCCGTTTTATCTACTACGTTGGCCCGGTAGATCCAGTGCGGGATGAAATCGTTGGCCCGGCAGGCCCGACCACCGCCACGCGTATGGATAAGTTTACCGAACAAGTGCTGGCCGAAACGGGCCTCTTAGGCATGATTGGCAAGGCAGAGCGCGGCCCGGCGGGGCTGGAAGCGATTAAGAAGCACAAGTCCGTTTATTTAATGGCCGTAGGCGGCGCAGCCTATCTGGTTTCCAAAGCCATCAAAGCTAGTCGCGTGGTCGGCTTTGCTGATCTGGGTATGGAGGCCATTTACGAGTTCGACGTGGTGGATATGCCGGTGACCGTAGCGGTCGATTCGCAAGGCATCTCCGTACACGCCACCGCACCCAAAATTTGGCAAGCCAAAATCGGCAAAATCCCAGTCGTGGGTTAA
- the phnF gene encoding phosphonate metabolism transcriptional regulator PhnF — MLDRHSGVALWRQIEDSLARDISNKILRDRMPNETELATQFAVNRHTIRRALQALESRGLVRIEQGRGTFVQEEMIDYQLGRRTRFSHSLQKQQLAGQSRVLQTKTEPANQDICLQLGIAADSHVLHIEALDIVDDRVVGVCHQYFPLPRFQGFEAFYCSQPNTNLALKAFGIDLCQRKSSRISARLPESGQAQLLSQTKFQPLLCVESVYSDADSQIIEYGITHFTGDAVQIYLEAETF, encoded by the coding sequence ATGCTTGATCGTCACTCTGGCGTTGCCCTCTGGCGACAAATTGAAGATTCACTGGCACGCGATATTAGCAATAAAATCCTGCGCGATCGCATGCCCAATGAAACCGAGCTGGCAACGCAGTTTGCCGTCAACCGCCATACTATCCGGCGCGCATTGCAAGCGCTTGAATCACGCGGCTTAGTCAGAATTGAGCAAGGCCGTGGCACCTTTGTGCAAGAAGAAATGATTGATTACCAGCTTGGCCGCCGCACACGTTTTTCGCATAGCTTACAAAAGCAACAATTAGCGGGGCAAAGCCGGGTGCTGCAAACGAAGACCGAGCCCGCCAATCAAGATATTTGTCTTCAACTTGGCATTGCCGCAGACAGCCATGTTTTGCATATCGAGGCGCTGGATATTGTGGATGATCGAGTGGTGGGCGTTTGCCACCAGTATTTCCCCCTGCCGCGCTTTCAGGGCTTTGAAGCTTTCTACTGTAGCCAACCCAACACCAATTTAGCGCTTAAAGCATTTGGAATTGACCTTTGCCAGCGCAAATCATCGCGAATCAGCGCTCGCCTGCCAGAAAGCGGCCAGGCACAACTATTATCGCAAACCAAATTTCAGCCGCTTCTTTGCGTAGAAAGCGTTTACAGTGATGCAGACAGCCAGATTATTGAATATGGCATTACCCATTTCACCGGCGATGCGGTGCAAATTTATTTAGAAGCAGAAACATTTTAA
- a CDS encoding NUDIX hydrolase — translation MTPKPLRRFIALGHTLGWMEDASLPFLQAALGPAAIEISDKAICINANLDAKKLEALLEHAAIKMRDAGWISGWRKERYTVFASDAAGNLDLAQPLFELERAAFRRFGLTSRAVHINGYTTKGELWIAQRASNKAIDPNKLDNLAAGGISAGENVWDCVIRELAEEAGIPAQLASQAVSSGSLRTTRPEADGWHDEIIYTYDLQLPDDFVPKNTDGEVAGFQRHSFEQIEAILPRMTLDATVVTQAFLEQQARR, via the coding sequence ATGACACCCAAGCCCTTACGCCGATTTATTGCCCTTGGCCACACCTTAGGCTGGATGGAAGACGCCAGCCTACCGTTTTTGCAGGCCGCACTGGGGCCAGCTGCAATAGAGATTAGCGACAAAGCAATCTGTATCAACGCAAACCTCGATGCAAAAAAACTTGAAGCGCTGCTGGAACACGCCGCAATCAAGATGCGGGATGCAGGGTGGATTAGCGGCTGGCGTAAGGAGCGCTATACGGTATTTGCAAGCGATGCAGCGGGTAATTTAGATTTGGCCCAGCCGCTATTTGAGCTGGAACGCGCCGCCTTTCGCCGCTTTGGCCTCACCAGTCGCGCCGTACATATCAATGGGTATACAACTAAGGGTGAACTCTGGATTGCCCAGCGCGCCAGCAATAAAGCCATCGATCCTAATAAGCTCGATAACCTCGCCGCAGGCGGCATCTCGGCGGGTGAAAACGTCTGGGATTGTGTGATTAGAGAGCTGGCCGAGGAAGCGGGCATCCCCGCCCAGCTTGCGAGCCAAGCCGTCTCTAGCGGCAGCCTGCGCACCACACGCCCCGAGGCCGATGGCTGGCACGACGAAATCATCTACACCTACGATTTACAGCTACCCGATGATTTTGTGCCTAAAAATACCGACGGCGAAGTAGCAGGCTTTCAGCGCCATAGTTTTGAGCAAATCGAGGCGATTTTGCCAAGAATGACGCTAGATGCGACGGTGGTCACGCAGGCGTTTTTGGAACAACAAGCACGGCGTTAA
- a CDS encoding DUF5672 family protein, whose protein sequence is MSDPLIVLIPLYKSSLSAIEEYSLDVSLRSLANRQAFFIAPNSLVCDYYRARYPLLGFVFFTDDCFASIAAYNRLLLSSSFYERFANFDFILILQTDAIVLRDDLDIWMRKPFDYIGAPWPDGNELFVNLGRFEGEFGKVIKVYVGNGGLSLRRTHKCIALLSEFPDAIAVFLKTGSSEDLFFSYMGALSADFIIPNEITASLFSMELKPAYYYQVNGGIVPMGGHAWWKYDAAFWKAFLPPSALLDDLDLNVD, encoded by the coding sequence ATGAGCGATCCATTAATTGTTTTGATCCCACTTTATAAAAGTAGCTTGTCTGCTATTGAAGAATATTCTTTAGATGTTTCTTTACGCTCTTTAGCAAACAGGCAAGCTTTTTTTATTGCCCCAAATTCTCTTGTCTGTGATTATTATCGCGCTCGATACCCTTTGCTTGGTTTTGTTTTTTTTACAGATGATTGCTTTGCCAGCATTGCTGCTTATAATCGATTGCTACTTAGTAGCTCTTTTTATGAGCGCTTTGCAAACTTTGATTTTATTTTAATCTTACAAACAGATGCCATCGTTTTACGTGATGATTTAGATATATGGATGAGAAAGCCTTTCGATTATATTGGTGCGCCTTGGCCGGATGGTAATGAGTTATTTGTGAATCTTGGCCGGTTTGAGGGCGAGTTTGGTAAGGTGATTAAGGTCTATGTGGGGAACGGGGGCTTAAGCCTGCGCAGAACACATAAATGTATTGCTTTATTAAGTGAATTCCCAGATGCCATTGCTGTATTTTTAAAAACGGGATCTAGTGAGGATTTGTTTTTTTCTTATATGGGGGCTTTGTCTGCCGATTTTATTATCCCTAATGAAATTACCGCTTCTTTGTTTTCTATGGAATTAAAGCCCGCTTATTATTACCAAGTAAACGGCGGTATTGTGCCTATGGGTGGGCATGCTTGGTGGAAATATGATGCGGCATTCTGGAAAGCCTTCCTGCCGCCATCGGCACTTTTGGATGATTTAGACCTTAACGTAGATTAA
- a CDS encoding UDP-glucuronic acid decarboxylase family protein: MNKVLVTGGAGFLGSHLCDRLIARGDDVLCVDNFYTGSKRNVAHLFTHPHFEMMRHDVTFPLYVEVNQIFNLACPASPVHYQRDPVQTTKTSVHGAINMLGLAKRVKARILQASTSEVYGDPEVHPQPEAYWGRVNPIGIRSCYDEGKRCAETLFFDYHRQHKLDIKVIRIFNTYGPRMHPNDGRVVSNFIVQALKGEDITIFGDGQQTRSFCYVDDLIEAMLRMMEGPADFTGPVNVGNPSEFTMLALAETVLRLTHSKSKLIYKPLPTDDPRQRKPDIDLVKEKLDWVPQVSLEDGLKETIAYFKKEIADNDAKIY; encoded by the coding sequence ATGAATAAAGTATTAGTAACGGGTGGCGCAGGTTTTTTAGGATCTCACCTATGTGATCGATTAATTGCCCGTGGTGATGATGTGCTGTGCGTAGATAATTTTTATACGGGTAGCAAAAGAAATGTTGCCCATTTATTTACCCACCCTCATTTTGAAATGATGCGTCATGATGTGACTTTCCCTCTTTATGTGGAAGTGAATCAGATTTTTAATTTAGCTTGCCCTGCCAGCCCGGTGCATTATCAGCGTGATCCGGTGCAAACCACTAAAACCAGCGTGCATGGTGCAATTAATATGCTGGGGCTGGCTAAAAGAGTGAAAGCGCGTATTTTGCAAGCCTCCACTAGCGAAGTATATGGCGACCCGGAAGTCCATCCTCAGCCAGAAGCCTATTGGGGCAGAGTTAATCCAATTGGTATTCGTAGCTGTTATGACGAAGGAAAACGCTGTGCAGAAACTTTATTTTTTGATTATCACCGCCAGCATAAGCTAGATATTAAAGTGATTCGTATTTTTAATACCTATGGCCCAAGAATGCATCCGAATGATGGGCGGGTAGTGAGCAATTTTATTGTTCAAGCATTAAAGGGCGAAGATATTACGATTTTTGGCGATGGGCAGCAAACACGTAGCTTTTGTTATGTGGATGATTTAATTGAAGCCATGCTGCGCATGATGGAAGGGCCTGCTGATTTTACGGGGCCAGTGAATGTGGGTAATCCTAGCGAATTTACCATGTTGGCCCTGGCCGAAACGGTATTACGCCTTACGCATTCAAAATCTAAATTAATTTATAAGCCTCTGCCTACAGATGATCCACGTCAGCGTAAGCCTGATATTGATTTGGTTAAAGAAAAATTAGATTGGGTGCCGCAGGTTTCATTAGAAGATGGCTTAAAAGAAACCATTGCTTATTTTAAGAAAGAAATCGCCGATAACGATGCAAAAATTTATTGA
- a CDS encoding class I SAM-dependent methyltransferase, translating to MSMNEIHEKHWSEFMADSHHRTLYDSWWTPGTVNYWRHTRLLSPVLEVLASLKNHSWLTVGDGAGTDAWRLLQAGFREVMASDLDDTVLKQTKAAGHIADFCIENAEALSFADDSFDFVLCKEALHHMSRPYAAIYEFFRVARYGIVIIEPQDPWLDFPSRSDATSPHYESVGNYVYQYSSRELEKIAYGLNIRGIATKHMVDVYIPDCEFAFCTEGDRIWEETQAKTAEADLAVSQGMVKPNYVQAVFFKNTVAAELFDLLAVQNPGWRFLRTDTNPYLNGQSAG from the coding sequence ATGTCGATGAATGAAATTCATGAAAAACATTGGTCTGAGTTTATGGCTGATTCACATCATCGCACCCTGTATGACTCGTGGTGGACACCCGGCACGGTGAATTATTGGCGGCATACACGCTTGCTTTCTCCTGTGCTAGAAGTATTAGCCAGTTTAAAGAACCATTCTTGGCTTACGGTAGGGGATGGTGCGGGCACCGATGCTTGGCGTTTATTGCAAGCAGGTTTTCGTGAAGTCATGGCCAGTGATTTAGACGATACCGTTTTAAAGCAAACCAAGGCCGCAGGGCATATTGCTGATTTCTGTATAGAAAATGCAGAAGCTTTAAGTTTTGCAGATGATTCATTTGATTTTGTTTTATGCAAAGAAGCGTTACACCATATGAGCCGCCCCTATGCGGCTATTTATGAGTTCTTTCGCGTAGCTCGCTATGGCATCGTTATTATTGAGCCGCAAGACCCCTGGCTTGATTTCCCTAGCCGCTCAGATGCAACCAGCCCACATTATGAATCTGTAGGCAATTATGTTTATCAATACTCAAGCCGAGAGCTAGAGAAAATTGCCTATGGCTTAAATATCAGAGGGATAGCGACTAAGCATATGGTGGATGTTTATATTCCTGATTGTGAATTTGCTTTTTGCACAGAAGGTGATCGTATCTGGGAGGAAACACAGGCAAAAACCGCTGAAGCCGATCTGGCCGTGAGCCAGGGCATGGTAAAGCCCAATTATGTGCAGGCAGTATTTTTTAAAAACACGGTGGCTGCAGAGCTATTTGATTTACTTGCCGTGCAAAACCCCGGCTGGCGTTTTTTAAGAACAGATACCAATCCCTATTTAAATGGGCAAAGCGCGGGCTAA